The Lycium barbarum isolate Lr01 chromosome 4, ASM1917538v2, whole genome shotgun sequence nucleotide sequence AAGGTCACACTTCATACGAAGAACCCTCACAAAGGGAACTTAGCCCTgaattgggaaggaccgtaccGAGTCACTGGAATAACGGGGAAATGTTCTTATCAGCTCGAGAACGAAGACAGACAACAGCTGAAACATAACTGGAATGTAGCACACCTAAAACGATATTACTGTTAAAAGTACGaataaattttcttttattttcttctcTCTCGATCTAACCACGCAGGGATACGATCCGAGGGACAACAAAGCAACACAACGGAAGCTGGGAAGTCATagacttaggactgaaagcacgtgctgcactctttttccctttgaccattttgtcccgaagtgggttttcggcaaggtttttaatgaggcagcactGAACAGAGTGCTACGCATATAGAGCATAACGATCAAAGACTGAAGACCGGGGACTGCACATACCGGGCTAATAGTACCCGAGCCCTCATACTTCGAACTCGAATACTAGGAGACTATTATACCATGAGTTAAGTGATAACTATGTAAAAGCCAAGGCCTGAACGATAGGatcagatgtaaggaccaaacgatcgattgaatcgtgtccacttagtttgTTCTTGTCGCGGCAACAATTGCGAATGCATCTCCGACCGGTTTTTCAATAAAAAAACTTACTTCGATCAAAAGGATCCAATGTTGCCAAATACCGAAAGGCTATGGCGTAAACAGTTAAAGACTATGATCTAAACTATGGCGTAAACAGTTAAAGACTATGGTCTAAACTATGGCGTAAACAGTTAAAGACTACGACCTAAAAAACATATGCAAGCTCGAATGCTGTGACCTAATCGGTTAAAGACCACGGTCTAAAAACGCAAAAATGTCGTGATCGGGTCTGTCTTGAAATTTATAAATAAAGCAACGACCAAAGTCAACACGGACTAAAACCAAATCACGAGCCGTTACCATTTGAATTTTATCCTTGCTAAAACAATATGGCAAATTATAATGATGGCATAAACCGAACAAACATTAATCTGAGGAATACTTTTCAAAAATCAAATACAAATTTTGAttttcattcattcatacataaAGTAGATTTACAAAGTCTCGGATTATCGGCCTCAAAACAAAAGGGTAAAAACAAAAGAAGGGACGTAAAGCCCCGAACCTAATCTTCGCCCGACTCCTCAGCCTCTTCATCGGCTGACTCGAGGTTGATATCCGAATCCTCAAGGTCGAACGCAGACTTTGCTTCCACTTCAAGCTTCTTGGCTTTCTCGATCAGATCTGATAAGTCAACGCCAGTGGCTTGAACTTCTTCGAGGGTTTTCCTTCGGGATAAGCACCGCTCATACTTGGCTCAAAGATTACTGGCCTTTTCGGCAGCAGTCACATCGGCCTTGTACTGCtctaacatatcatcataaccCGAGATCTGGTCAAGAGCCTTTCCATGTTTAGCTTGCAGATCGGTGATGACCCGGTTCATTCGATCCTGTTCAGCTTCGGCAGCAGCAAGTGATGAGCTAAGGCCATTAATTTGTTCCACCGATGCCCGAAGCTGCTCCCTGAGAACATCACGTTCGACCATAGCGCCGATGGTCATTTCGTGAAGGGCATTAAACTCGGGCCTGATCCCGTCTAGCTCTGCCCAAAGTTGGTCGATTTGGCTAACATAAGCCCGGGCCTGAGAAGGAAGGGCATTAGCATCGGCCGTTAAAGATTTATTGAAAACTTCGAAAGCCCTTACCTTCTCTGCCAACTGATCGCGCTCCCGCTTAGCCTCGACAGTTTCGTTTCGAGCCACTGTTAGGTCCGACTTCAGGATAGAAAGGTCAGGGAGAGACGAGATGTATTGCAATTTCTGCTCGTACAGATCCATAAGCTCGTCCACTTCCTGACTTTTGCTTTTAAGCTCCTCTTTGAGCCGACCCACTTCATGCCTGAGCCGGTGAAAGCTGGCATGATGAATAACAGAGGCCTATAAGATAAAGAGGGACGATTGTAAAATGAGACATGAAGTTAAAACTAAATGAAAAGAGCACAAGAGAAAAACTTACCCGGTTCAATGCCTGCTGGGCCTCGTTGAAAAGGCAGAATTCGCTGACTTTATCCATTTTTCGACGGTCTTCTTGGGACACCAGAGGGTATAATTAGCTGGCCACCCCGAACGACCCCGATAGCATGTTCATGTCGGCCGGCACCTTGAAAGTTATTAGCCTCTTCCGATTCGGGTCGGTACTAGGGGTAGGAAACAACTTCTCCAACCTAGGACTGGAATTAACCCCGAAAAAATCGGCCATGAGGATAGACAAATACTCAAAACTTGACATACCCGGAGTGGGTATTTCATAACCCTCATGACTGGCTGCCCTTTGCTCGGTCATTTTGCCTTTGGCTTTTTCGTCATCGGCGGGAATATCCACCAATGGCGGCGGAGAATCCTGTATGCAAATTATCATTTCAGATGAGGCCATAGCTTGTATCGGAAGGACGAAACCAATACCGTACAAAGGCGAAATATTAGGTACCTTAGAGCCTGATACCGATAAAGTTGTCTTCGATCCAGCGGCTGCGGCTGACAATGTTTCAATACTTTGAGTAGAAGTGTGATCAAAGGCCCCGACATTCGACCCGATGCTCCCTGCGACCGTCGGCCTCGAGATGCCGCTCGACCTAGCTGGAATTTGACTTGAACTTTCCACCAATGGTGGAGTGATTGTAACAGAACCGGTCAGATAATGCTGGAGGAGCTCGTCAATAAGACGATTCCCACCCAACGCCTGATCATCATCGTTAGAATGGTCCAATAATTGATCAACAACCTTAGTGTCCAAAGCACGGGCCGAGACATCTTCCGATGAGGTCTCTCGGATCACGATCCTCGATCTTTTCCTGGCCTGGAAAGGAGCTCGAGAAGATTCGGAGGACCTTTTTTTCCTCCTTTCAACTAGGTCTCCCTGATCGGGAGCTTCGATATATTGCTCGTCAGCTGAGGCCTCGGTAGTTTCCTGGCCCCGAATTCTGGTGGCCTTTGATAAACCTGTGAAGCAAAAAGAAGAACAATCCTTATCTAATGTGGCGTATTGCGTAGAGAAGAAAGGACGACACTCTAAGGGAAGGACTTACCATGGGTTTCGGCCTCCCAACGGGATTGGGACAAACGTCTCCAGGTATTTCAGCATAAGTAAGTTGGGAACAGATTTTTCCAATCCACTGGTCGAGGTTAGGAACCACACCGAGGGTTCGGATAAGCGCTGTATACACACGAGCAAATAAAAGATTCAGTATAGGTGCAGGCACATGGCCATATCGTACCAACATAAAGTTACTTCCGGTTTGGGTTCCATCTCTCGGGAAACGGTAATTTGTCAGcgggtctctatcttcgtccagacCAGAGAAGGGCACTTTTTTGACTCGTTTTTAGAGTTCAATCATTCCCCCTCTGAAGACACGGGGGCTATATAGCCGAAGTAGATGGTGCACCGCGAATGGAATGTTTACGTTTGAAGTAAAATCACGGAGGAGCACAACGATCCTCCAAAATGACGGGTCAATTTAGCCGAGGGTAGTCTGGTACCGTTTGCAGAAATCGACCACCACAGGGTCGAGTGTACTGAATGTGAAAGGGTAGGTATAAACACTTAAATACCCTTCCACGTAGGTCGTTATGGCTTCGTCCTGGTCAGGGATAACGACCTCCTTACCTTTCCACCCGCAATCTTCTTTGACTTGCTCTAGTTTATTCGGGAGTATCGTGCACAAATAAGCCGATATTTCGACACCTCGATCCCCATGTTGAGAACGTTTCTCGACCTTGATGTCCCGGATGGTCGAACAGTCTTGAGGAATAAAGTCAGTCAGCAGGCTCTGGTTTAGGAGGCGAAGAGGTCTCACCAGCTTTAGCCTTTGAAGATTTGCTCGTCATTATGGAATTATGACGATAAGAAGTTTCTGAGTAAAGGTTTGAAGATTGGGTAGGAAACTGATATGAAGATGTGAAGATATAAAggtatgaaggtttgaagatatgaagatcaTCGTATCCAAGGAACACGAAGGTAAAATTCCCTTTGGTAAAAGTCAAAAAGTGAAAATGAAAGAGAAAGCTTGCTTTTATAGAGTGGGACCGAGACGGTTTGCCTTCCGCAACCATTTTCAGAGCCAATAGGGCCTCAACACGTGTCGATGTGAGATGGATGTGACATTGATCCTATCTAATCATGAGAAGCGTACGCGAGAAAGAATCGGGACGTCCACTCAATCAACAAATCGTGCTTGAACGGGTCGATCTTCCGAAGAAACCTAGATCGGGACCTCGTACGAACACCTCTATGATCGAGTAAAGCTTCCGAATAGGTCGCAAAGGTCGTGGTTTCAAACCAGTCGTGGCTGAGTTTAATAATAAGATGCTCGACAATGGTGGCCGGCAACAAACATTTCGGGTTTTTACGGATTATGGAGTAAGTGATTATTGATCGAATATAACAAGGGAATATATAAAGGTTTGGGTGCAAACAATACACATGGAATGCTCAATGAAGTCCAATAACAACCAATTTGCAAAATCCCATTAAACATTTTTTCCATTTCACAAAATTTCGACTATGTCGGATACATTAGTACAtcagaaaaagcaaaagaaacCCTACTCTACGACCAGTAATTGGAAAACAAAAGTAAGACAGCCACACCCTTACTCAACCTAACAAGTCGGACGATGAGATCTCCGAGCCTATCCACGGGATGCAGCAATGATGGGTGATACCGATTAGATATCCCCGTGACTTGCACTAGAGGCGGATGATCCGGGGATATCCAATCCTAGTAAATCTTCCTCATCAAGCACAATCGTTGGCGGAGCTTCGCCCGAAGGCATTTCTCGATGGGTCCCCATAATATGATGAGTTCGAACTCGAGATCCAACCCCCGAATGCACAACGGGAAAACTTTCAGCCTCCCTGCATCTAGGTGGCCTCGATGGAGCAGGTGTTCTTCTTCCCCGAACTACGTCCTCAGCTACCGACTCCGGCCACATTGTCCAACTTCTCAATGCAGAACACGAGCCTTCAAATTTACGAGGCGATCTGCCCGATACATATTCAATACCGACGACAGAAGTCCTCGATTACTCTATGGACAGGGAGGGTGAACCCTATGGCaaaatgataagtatatgataacgAGTAACCGGCAACATGATGATTTATTTTCACACCATCCCCAACGGGGAGGATGTCGACGTCTGCGCTTAGATGACAATATTCCTTGACCATAGTAATGGCGCTATCACCGATACAAGATTTGAAAATCTCCACCCGGTCAAGATGACGAAGAACTTTACAGTCGTTCATATAAATAAAACCCGACAGAACAATACAATCAGCGATAGATTTTAACCCTCTATCAGAGCCAGCGACTCCAGTTGATGGCATAAACGAATGCTGATCTTCACCCTGAGTCAATAACGGTACGTAAGCCATGTTCGTGGAAGTTCTTCCTTAACGATAAGTAGTCACGCCCTAGAACAAGAAGATTGAAGATCCGAGGAGTATTATGGGCTCAATATAGGAATAGCAGTAGGTATTGAGGTGGAGCAAAGTGAGATTTGAAGAAGTGCagatgcatggaaaagaaagaagacacGGGCTTTATATAGAAAGAGAATCAAGAGATCTTGTAGCGTATCAAGGACTTTGATACAAGGAGGATTCCCCAAAAAGATTTGGCGGCTGGGTAATGATAACCTAGCATCAGGTAGAGTGAGATTTGAATGAAAGGTCCCATCCTAGGTAATTGGAGGCGGCTGTTCAGCTAATCTGGGTCCATTCCCCGCCGTCAGTAATTGTACCTCGGGAAATGggaggactatctgtatacgggtcAAACCGAAGATACAGGCATGCTCGGTTTCCCGTTGTCATGGTTATGCTCGGTCACGATACGACCGTCTCACCGGAAACGAGACTCCGAGTTCGGGCTGGGATAAGGCGATAAAGGAAAGGCGATTGACTGCCATAAGGAGAAGACCGAAATATCCGTCCTCAATCGGATAATTCGGCATCGATCTCGGCAAAACAGCTGTCACCagatttattttctttatttagaattgtactagagttgaaactcctctactatataaagaggaggttctCATTCATTAAGAGAGGTTGGCAAACAGAAAGAAAGTAATAGTTCATATCAAAGGGAAAATAATTACTTGCATTCACCTCCATTTTTGTTCTTGAGTTCATTTCTATTATCCATCGTATACATACTCAGCATAGGGTATCGACCTCGGTTTTCCTACCCGAGGCTGGACTTAATTAACATCTGGTTAGATCTGTTTCCTTGTTCACTTATTGGTTTCTCTTGTAATCTAATATCAAATTGAACTTAGTcacatatctttggcatcacgcataaatttaattgttcccCGTTTTAAGGTAAAACAGTTtgacgcccaccgtggggccCTAGATAGTAGTGGCGGTTCAATACAACATTCTGGTTACACTCGATATTCTTCACTTGTTCTTTAAGGTTTGATTTCAGGTGTACCAAAATGTTGGATTCCCATTCTGTCAACTTCCAAGTGGAACCAAGCCATCACGAGCACGACGACGGGGACGTACCAAACAACAATGCGCCCCTCGTTAACCCTGTTCAAGTCGGATCATCGGTGGGCAACATATCGGCTGGCGAGAATAATGGAGTCATGCTGCAACAGCTCCAAAACCAATTAGACATGGCTATGGCGCAGTTGCAGGCCCAGCAAAAGGTCATAGCACAATTGCAGAACCGGGGTCAGGCACCTGATATTGCCCCATCAGAACAGACCCAGGATATGGAGAAAAGATGCATCCCACGAGATAACGAGAACCACCCCGGGCAAAGCCGCGAATTGATAAGAATGCTCGAAGAATTGACTAAACGGGTCGAATCCGGTGAAAAGAAAATAGAGGCGAACTACAAGAAGGGGGAGAACTACAATTCGAAGGTCGATCAGATTCCGGGGGCTCCACCAGTATTGAAGGGACCGGATTCGAAAAAATTTGTTCAAATGCCATTTTTGCGAGTGCGACACCGATGAAAATCTCCAAGAGATTTTGCATGCCTGATATCCCGAAGTACAATGGGACAACAGACCTAAATGAGAATGTGACTGCGTATACGTGTGCTATTAAGGGCAATGATCTCGCCGATGACGAAAGGGAATCAGTACTACTTAAGAAATTTGGGGAGATTCTGTCAAAGGGGGCTATGATTTGGTATCATAACTTGCCCGAGCACTCGATTGATTCATTTGCCATGCTCGCTGATGCTTTTGTTAAGGCCCATGCTGGGGCCATCGAGGTCGAAACTCGAAGATCGAACTTGTTCAACGTTAAGCAACGAGATGACGACACCCTCCGCAAGTTTGTGGCTCGATTTCAAATGGAGCGCATGGACTTACCTCCAGTTACTGACGATTGGGCTGTTTAGGCTTTCACCAAGGGGCTCAATGCGAGGAGCTCGATCATATCTATAGAGCTAAAACAAAACTTGATAGAGTACCCGGCAATCGCCTGGGCTGATGTGCACACCAGGTATCAGTCGAATATCAGGGTCGAAGATAATAAGATTCTGAGAGATGCTTTAGTATCATGGCATTCCGATAAAGGGAGGGATCATTCGAGGAGAGTGGTAGATCGGGATTCCAGATCATCACATGACAGGTACCAGCCTTACCCGCTCGATCGAAGGGGGAACGGGCACAATAGCGAATCAGGAAAGAATGATAGGAGGAACGATCGAAGGAATGGTCGAGGTCAAAATAGTCGTGGTTTGATAAACAGAAATGCTATCGATAGAGCTCCGGGAAACAAAGAAACTCCTACGTTATCCGAGTACAACTTTTGCGTCGATGTAGCAACCATAGCGGCGGCCGTTATCCGTAACAAAGAAAGAAGACATTCGAGGCCAATCCAATCTGATCCAGAGAAGCGAGATAAAAGTCTTATTTGTAAGTATCATCATACTCATGGCCATCGGACCGAGGACTGTCGTCAGCTGAGAGAGGAAGTCGCTCGTCTGTTCAATTTGGGACATCTTCGAGAATTCCTAAGTGAACGAGCAAAAACCCATTTCAAGAACCTGGACTCCAACAAGCAGGATAGGCCGGAAGAGCCTCAACAGGTGATACATATGATCATGGGAGGAACTGACGTTCCCATCGGGCCGGTTGTGAAACGCACCAAAATTTCCATAACGAGGGAGAAGCGTATCCGGAATGATGACCCCGATGGTCCTATCACGTTCAATGACGAGGACATGGAAGGCATCGCCCAGCCGTATAACGACGCACTGGTAATATCTGTCCTAGTcaataaatttaaaattaaacatgtgctaattgatccaggtagcttggctaatatcatccgatggagagtcatTGAACAGTTGGGATTACTAGATCAGATCATACCGGCAATACGGATCCTCAACGGATTCAACATCGACGAAGGGTGAGATCACTTTACCGATCAATATGGCAGGAACTGCAcaacaaataaaattttatgtgatagaggGAGACATGGGATACAATGCATTGCTGGACAGACCGTGGATTCACCTCATGAGGGCGGTTCCCTCGACTATGCATCAGGTATTGAAATTTTCGACCCTAGAAGGTATCAAAATCATCCGCGGTGAACAGCAGGCCGCAAAAGAAATGTTTGAGGTTGAAGAATCCGTTAAGAATATAAAGGCGCCAGATCGGAACGAAGGGAAGgatgccaaatagcaatcacagatccCGATGTTGGAATCTTCGAAAGATCGGAACGGAGACACATTAGACGAAGAGTTAGAATTCGGAGTACCGAGAACCTTTGTGGTGCTCGATGATTCTGATGCCACTAAGTCCACAGTCGAAGAACTCGAGCAAGTCATACTGTTCCACCTACCAGAgaagaaggtatacctgggcacggggttaacccctgAGCTCAGGAAACAATTTATtgagtttcttaaaaataactaagattgctttgcttggtcccatttagacatgacaggtactTCACCGGACGTGACGACACACAAGTTGAGCCTGGATCCAAGTTTTCCTCCGGTCAAACAAAAGCGGAGGCCACAACCCGAGGTAAAACATGCATTCGTTAAAGACAAGGTAACCAAGCTCCTTAATATAGGGTCCATTCGAGAGGTAAAATACCCAGATTGGTTAGCTAACGTGGTAGTAGTGCCTAAAAAGGGGAATAAGTTTAGAATGTGcgtagattataaagatttaaacaaAGCCTGTCCGAAGGATTACTGCGAGTCATGACAGGctgagttttctcgatgcctacttcGGGTATAACCAAATACAAATGGACCCGTAGGATAGAGAAAAAACCTCTTTTATAACTAGATCTGGcacatattgttataatgtaatgcccttcAACTTAAAAAATGTCGGTGCCACCTATCAGCGCTTAGTCAACCGCATGTTTGAACACCAAATACGGAAATCcatggaagtttatatagatgacatggtcgttaagtccctgcgagcagaggaccacttgaaatttttgcaggaaactttcagcatattaagaaagtacaacatgaagctgaactcGAAAATATGTGCCTTCGGAGTCGGATCGGGCAAGTTTCTCggattcatggtgtcaaaccggggaatcgaaatcaacccggataagataaaGGCAATTGAAGATATCACCGTGATAAACGACATCAAAGGGGTACAAAGATTGACGGGACATATAGCTGCCCTAAGCCGATTCATCTCCaaatcctcggacaagagtcgcCCGTTCTTCTCATTGCTAAAGAAAAAGACTGACTTTGCATGAACCCCTGAATGTTAGATGGCCCTGGCAGAACTCAAAAGGTACTTATCAAGCCCACCTCTACTCCACACGCCAAAAGTGAATGAGCAGTTATATCTATACTTGGCGGTGTCCGAGATAGCGGTGAGCGGTGTCCTGGTTCGAGAGGAGAAAGGTACGCAATACCCGGTTTACTATGTAAGTAGTACCCTCGGTAACGCCGAAACTAGGTACCCACACTTGGAAAAACTCGCTTTGGCTTTATTTAgtgcatctagaaaattaaaaccttactttcagtgTCATCCCATATGCGTCGTAACGTCGTACCCCCTAAGGAACgtcatgcataaacccgaactctcaggcCGACTAGCAAAGTGGGCTGtggagattagcggatatgatattgaATACAAACCCCGAACTGCAATCAAATCCCAAATACTAGCGGATTTCGTGGCCGATTTTGCACCGGCCATGATCCCCGAGGTCGATAGGGAGATGCTTCTTACCTCGGGGACTAGCACGGGAGTCTGGACCCTTTACACGGATGGTGCGTCTAATGTAAAAGGGTTCGGGTTAGGGATCGTTCTCAAACCTCCCTCAGGTGACATAATAAGACAATTTATTAGATCGGCTAATTTAACTAAcaacgaagccgagtatgaggctatgattgcaggtttagaactgGCTAAAAGCTTGGGAGCCAAGTGCGATTCTCTCCTGGTAGTCAACCAAACGAACGGAACCTTTGAAATCAAGGATGATAGAATGCGGAGATATCAGGAAAAATTGTAGGTTGTCCTTTGCCGGTTCAAGGAGTGGACGTTGGAACACGTACCCCGGGATCAAAATAATTAGGCGGATGCCCTGGCAAatctgggatcctcggtcgaatcAGAAGGGTTCGACTCCGGAGCCGTGGTGCAACTGACAAAATCGGTCATAGAGATCGGCCACGCCGAGATAAACTCAACCAACTTCACCTGGTATTGGAGGAAAAAGTACATAGACTATTTTCAAACAGGAAAGCTACCATCCGATGCCAAGGAATCAAGAGCCCTCCGAACCAAGGCAGCTAGATTTTGTTTGGTCGATGGCCAGTTATACAGAAGGTCATTCCACGGCCCCTTGGCGAGATGCCTGGGGCCAGGAGACACCGACTACGTTCTGAGGGAAGTTCATGAGGGGACTTGCGGAAAACCATTCGGGAGCCGATTCATTAGTCCGCAAGCTGATCAGAGCGGGATACTACTGGAACGAGATGGAGGAAGACGCCAAAATCTTCGttcggaaatgtaacaaataccAAAGGCACGCCCCGTCAATACACCAACCCGGGGAAGAGCTCCATCCGGTCCTTTCCCCATGGCCGTTCATGAAATGGGGCATGGATATAGTAGGGCCTTTGAAGGCgaagtttgatttttaaaacaAAGTTAAAAGTGTAAAAAATGTTCGAGAACTTCAAATTTTAGTAGTttacagaaaaagaaaaacattcATTTacctaggggtgttcatggtatGATACGGTTTTGTAAATTTTCGTTTGGTAATTTCTATATTTAAAATGTTCTACCACTGCCATATCAAATTAGTTCAGCATGATTGGTATTTTTAAGTTCAGTTTTGTATAGTACGTTGGTACTACGGTTTGTTGACTTCGACTTACGGATAGTGGAGAATTATGACGTCAAAAATAACTGAAACTCTTTCATGCTTGAATTGAATGATAATTGTCTAGTGTTGATTGGAAACAACACACATGTTTGAGTAATTTATATTGTATATGACTGTGTGCAGGTATAGATAGTTAGTAGTAAAGACCAGAAGTTTTTAATCTTAAGGATCGTAGGATTTTAGGTcgtttcttatatatatattgtacatgtatttaagtattttggtattgtaTCAATATTTGGTTTTCTTTTCTGCAAATACTGAATATTGTACaaaataacaatttttttttcaaaatacatATCAAATATCATAATATCGAAATCAAAATGCAATTTTTAAAGACGATAATTCGTATTTATCATAGCATGCACAGCTACACTTAATTAACTAATCTTACCtagttctctctctcttttttttttccaaaaaaaaaaagaaaactaatCTTACCTATATTGGTAATGAAAGAAGAGCACTAGAAAAAAAgaggaaccaaaaaaaaaaaaaaacaaataaaagaaGGTTTAGACCGGGAACATAGATTTCACGGTTCTTGATATTAAAATGAAAATGCTCGTTGATCTAGTAGGAGGGAGAAATGATATAATATAAAATAAGAAACCTAAACTTTTTAACAGAAAAGTTGTAGTAGTTCTTTATGAGGAAGTGGTTTAAAGTTGTGGAATCATAGTGTaagtaaaataattaaaataatgtTGACGAAAAGAGGAAATCATTATTTTGTGCCATTAGCAATTTTATATGGTTACGGATACATCACAGAATATATAGTTTATGATGACAAAAAGATAGCTCTTGGAAAGGCTTCTTCATAAGTGGGCGCATCGCATACTTCAAGTGGAGCTTAAAGCATGAAGTAATATTtcttcaaaataataataaaaataactacATACACGTATAGCTAGCTAGGCATGTAGATGCTCAATTATGTTAGTAATTGATTAAACTTATAAAACATTCTTGTTCCATTTAATTGGATTAACTATACTTACATAGCTATTATTGTCATaataaaaatacatatattttatgtagGAAGAAAATGGTATcatatttattttcaaaattaaaacATACCACCTAGAGATACAGTTAACGAACTGAAAAAATATTTCTGAAAAGTAGCTTTAAACTCGTATTAAAAGTTATAGAATGTATTTTCGAGTAACTTTTTATTAATATATTGATATTTCAAAATACAAAGGTTATTGTGGAATAGTCTACAATGAGCGGTTAAGAAAATTAGTTCGAGGAACTatttagttattattattatttttttggttgAAGAAATTGCACTGTTTCTCCTTCAAATGGGCTTGTCTTTAGTTTTCTgtccttcaaaatcaaacttatgcctaTCGGGCTATAAGTTTTTTAAGGACGCGGGCATAATATGTAAGATATTGTGATGAAAAAATATAAACTTTTGCTCCGCGAAATATCGTTTGttatgagggacaaaaattaaagaccaaagcAAAGTAGAACAAAAGTACAAAtgactcttttttattttttataacttgTTATTTTCCCATTCTTACCACGGGGTCCCAAGAATTGTTATTATTTTTCTATCCTTTAGAAGAGTAGCACCTTCGTCCGTCTGTGGGCCCCAAAAAATTTTGGGCCCACATATTTTTTAAACACCCGCTTTTTAATAAACCCACTTCAGTTGCTTTTCACTTCTATAGGGTATAATATTATATAGGGATTACTTTCAATCCAGAATCATTCCAGAAACTTCTCCCATATTTTTTAATGatcgcataaaaaaaaaaaacttttgtgcCCTATATTAAACAgtccataaaaaataaaaaaaaattataaaaaaaaattgtggatcccatatatattaaacaacaactaatattttttttaaaaaagtgagccccatattaaacattatgcgtattcatagcaaacactaaaataataaagttttaaatacgaagCATAAACTAAAaaattgtggatcccatatatattaaacaacaactaatattttaaaaaaagtgggtCCCATactaaacaccatgcgtattcgtagcaaacactaatataataaagttttaaatacggagcataaactacaatattatattagtcgtattttgaacatagtatcccatattgacaaaatcaagcaacatataaaaaaaaagggtgcagactttgtattcttagcaacactaatataataaagttttagatacggagcacaaattacaatgttatatcaatcgtgttttgaacatagtac carries:
- the LOC132637336 gene encoding uncharacterized protein LOC132637336; this translates as MKISKRFCMPDIPKYNGTTDLNENVTAYTCAIKGNDLADDERESVLLKKFGEILSKGAMIWYHNLPEHSIDSFAMLADAFVKAHAGAIEAFTKGLNARSSIISIELKQNLIEYPAIAWADVHTRYQSNIRVEDNKILRDALVSWHSDKGRDHSRRVVDRDSRSSHDRYQPYPLDRRGNGHNSESGKNDRRNDRRNGRGQNSRGLINRNAIDRAPGNKETPTLSEYNFCVDVATIAAAVIRNKERRHSRPIQSDPEKRDKSLICKYHHTHGHRTEDCRQLREEVARLFNLGHLREFLSERAKTHFKNLDSNKQDRPEEPQQVIHMIMGGTDVPIGPVVKRTKISITREKRIRNDDPDGPITFNDEDMEGIAQPYNDALIRSYRQYGSSTDSTSTKGEITLPINMAGTAQQIKFYVIEGDMGYNALLDRPWIHLMRAVPSTMHQVLKFSTLEGIKIIRGEQQAAKEMFEVEESVKNIKAPDRNEGKDAK